A genomic segment from Verrucomicrobiia bacterium encodes:
- a CDS encoding BatA domain-containing protein has protein sequence MSFLAPWFLLGGAALALPVIFHLIRRTTRQRTRFSSLMFLQPTPPRLTRRSRLEDLLLLALRCLALGLLAFGFARPFLKDATAAPASAATGSPRVVLLDTSASMQRDGAWDAARERLEALVRAADPMDTVAVFTFDRTVVRRVGFDAWSAAVPGERPDLVARALETVRPGWGSTQLGAALIQAADALVERDAGVVSEQGRIIVISDLQEGSRLDTLQAYEWPKGIEVVLSAVLPKRAGNASLNPVGEASGGPGPDDGAVRVRVGNSSDAREERFQVGWAGPDGREFVTPAIEVYVPPGQSRVVAVPSPEPALRADRLVLQGDAEPFDNTVFTAPPGAIRSRILYLGPEAASEVREPLYFLQRALPATPRMTVEVVARPPTAVPAPGDWEDFRLIVVTDTVDVAVADALRAAVADGRTVLAAPRSAAALASLAPVLNQSSLSVSEASPAGYAMLAEIEFRHPLFAPFADPRFNDFTRLHFWKHRRLDVAGIPGARVVARFDRGDPALVEVPAASGTGRLLLLTSGWNPGDSQFALSSKFVPWIFSLLELAGVVAPPSGSFTVGDAIPRSAWGSGISGGTQVIGPDGTAHPFPETAQGFTETALPGLYTLGSGGPARVVAVNLDPAEGRTPPLAADELERLGVPAGANGSAAGVRTTPAAAPQRPDSVTAEGRQKLWRWFLAATLALLLAETAVAGFLSRRAAPAPV, from the coding sequence ATGAGCTTTCTTGCGCCATGGTTTCTGTTGGGCGGCGCGGCGCTCGCACTGCCGGTGATCTTTCATCTCATCCGCCGGACCACGCGACAACGGACCCGTTTCAGCTCGCTGATGTTCCTTCAGCCCACGCCGCCGCGGCTGACACGCCGGAGCCGGCTGGAGGATCTGCTGCTGCTGGCACTGCGGTGCCTCGCGCTCGGCCTCCTGGCCTTTGGGTTTGCCAGACCGTTCCTCAAGGACGCCACGGCAGCCCCGGCGTCCGCCGCCACCGGATCCCCCCGGGTGGTGTTGCTCGACACCAGTGCAAGCATGCAACGCGACGGAGCCTGGGACGCGGCCCGCGAACGCCTCGAGGCCCTCGTGCGTGCGGCGGATCCCATGGACACCGTGGCCGTGTTCACTTTTGACCGGACGGTGGTCCGGCGGGTTGGGTTCGATGCATGGTCCGCGGCGGTCCCGGGAGAGCGGCCCGACCTGGTCGCGCGAGCCTTGGAGACCGTGCGTCCAGGCTGGGGCTCCACGCAACTGGGCGCTGCGCTTATCCAGGCCGCCGATGCGCTGGTTGAGCGGGATGCCGGGGTGGTATCCGAGCAGGGCCGGATCATCGTGATCAGCGATCTGCAGGAGGGCAGCCGGCTGGACACCCTTCAGGCCTACGAGTGGCCGAAGGGCATCGAAGTCGTGTTGTCCGCGGTGCTTCCGAAGCGCGCCGGCAATGCCTCCCTGAATCCCGTGGGTGAGGCTTCGGGAGGCCCAGGGCCCGACGACGGTGCGGTCCGCGTTCGTGTCGGCAATTCCTCCGACGCCCGGGAGGAACGCTTCCAGGTCGGCTGGGCCGGACCTGACGGACGCGAGTTTGTGACGCCGGCCATTGAAGTGTACGTGCCCCCGGGACAAAGCCGTGTGGTGGCTGTGCCGTCTCCAGAACCGGCGCTGCGGGCGGACCGCCTGGTGCTGCAGGGCGACGCCGAGCCGTTCGACAACACCGTGTTCACGGCACCGCCCGGTGCAATCCGGAGCCGGATCCTCTACCTGGGGCCGGAGGCGGCATCGGAGGTTCGCGAGCCGCTTTACTTTTTGCAGCGCGCCCTTCCGGCGACCCCACGCATGACCGTGGAGGTGGTCGCCCGACCGCCGACCGCTGTTCCGGCCCCGGGCGACTGGGAGGACTTCCGGTTGATCGTCGTCACCGACACGGTGGATGTCGCGGTGGCCGACGCGTTGCGTGCCGCTGTGGCGGACGGGCGGACGGTCCTCGCGGCCCCCAGGTCCGCCGCGGCCCTGGCGTCGCTGGCCCCGGTCCTGAATCAATCCTCACTGAGCGTGTCTGAAGCCAGCCCGGCAGGCTATGCCATGCTTGCGGAGATCGAGTTCCGGCATCCGCTGTTCGCTCCGTTTGCCGACCCGCGGTTCAACGACTTCACGCGGCTGCATTTCTGGAAGCACCGGCGGTTGGATGTCGCCGGGATCCCCGGAGCGCGGGTCGTGGCACGATTCGACCGCGGGGATCCCGCACTCGTGGAAGTCCCGGCGGCCTCGGGAACGGGTCGGCTGCTGCTGCTGACTTCCGGGTGGAACCCCGGCGACAGCCAGTTCGCGCTCTCCAGCAAATTCGTTCCATGGATCTTCTCCCTGCTGGAGTTGGCGGGCGTGGTCGCGCCGCCGTCGGGCTCCTTCACCGTCGGGGATGCCATCCCGCGCTCCGCCTGGGGCTCCGGAATTTCCGGGGGGACCCAGGTGATCGGACCGGACGGCACCGCCCATCCCTTCCCCGAAACGGCACAGGGCTTCACCGAGACGGCGCTCCCGGGCCTGTACACGTTGGGTTCGGGTGGCCCGGCGCGGGTGGTGGCGGTCAACCTTGATCCCGCGGAAGGTCGGACTCCACCGCTGGCGGCCGACGAGCTCGAACGCCTTGGGGTCCCGGCGGGCGCGAACGGTTCTGCGGCAGGCGTCCGGACCACCCCGGCGGCGGCACCGCAGCGTCCGGACAGCGTCACCGCCGAAGGCCGGCAGAAGTTGTGGCGCTGGTTTCTGGCAGCCACGTTGGCCCTGCTGCTGGCCGAGACGGCGGTGGCGGGCTTCCTCTCCCGCCGCGCCGCACCAGCGCCCGTGTGA
- a CDS encoding DUF58 domain-containing protein has protein sequence MGIRNLELRARAVVEGFRSGLHRSPYHGFSVEFTEYRQYTSGDDLRHLDWRVYARSDRYFLKKFEDETNLRCHLAVDQSRSMDFGTLGYTKAQYAATLAATLAYFLHLQGDAIGLLSFDDRIREYLPARHRPGQLRHLMLALEQPAGGRSTDLSAPLKRLAEIVRKRGLLVLVSDFLAPLDRLESSLSALTAFGHEVLVFAVSDPAELEFGFDQPSVFQDAETDRTLFVDPVAARATYRQRWEAHAAGLREVCQRLGVGHHRVRTDAPLEGVLHAFLQERVRRRPLRHRGAAMRGGGGTA, from the coding sequence ATGGGGATCCGGAACCTCGAGCTTCGCGCCCGCGCGGTGGTGGAGGGTTTTCGAAGCGGCCTGCACCGCAGTCCCTACCACGGCTTCTCGGTCGAATTCACCGAGTACCGCCAGTACACCTCCGGCGATGACCTCCGGCATCTCGACTGGCGGGTCTATGCCCGCAGCGACCGGTATTTCCTGAAGAAGTTCGAGGACGAGACCAACCTGCGGTGCCACCTGGCGGTGGACCAGAGCCGGTCCATGGACTTCGGCACTTTGGGGTACACCAAGGCGCAATATGCCGCGACGCTTGCGGCCACGCTCGCCTACTTCCTCCACCTCCAGGGCGACGCCATCGGACTCCTGTCGTTCGATGACCGCATCCGCGAGTACCTGCCGGCACGGCATCGTCCAGGCCAGCTCCGACACCTGATGCTCGCCCTGGAGCAACCCGCAGGCGGGCGGTCCACCGACCTGTCCGCCCCGTTGAAACGGCTGGCGGAAATCGTCCGGAAGCGGGGCCTGCTGGTCCTGGTGTCCGATTTTCTTGCGCCGTTGGACCGACTCGAGAGCAGCCTCAGCGCGCTGACCGCTTTCGGCCACGAGGTGCTGGTGTTTGCGGTGTCGGATCCAGCGGAACTGGAGTTTGGGTTTGATCAGCCATCGGTGTTTCAGGATGCGGAGACCGATCGGACGCTGTTCGTGGACCCCGTGGCTGCGCGCGCCACCTACCGGCAACGCTGGGAGGCACATGCCGCCGGATTGCGCGAAGTCTGCCAGCGGCTCGGCGTCGGACATCACCGGGTCCGCACGGACGCACCCCTGGAGGGGGTGTTGCACGCCTTCCTCCAGGAGCGCGTGCGGCGGCGTCCGCTCCGTCATCGCGGGGCCGCCATGCGGGGAGGCGGAGGGACTGCATGA
- a CDS encoding AAA family ATPase: MSFTSSTPDAPPSAVPPAPQSDREAVARLTSGRARIESELGKVIIGQREVIEQILVALFAGGHCLITGAPGLAKTLLVKSIARIFHLDFRRIQFTPDLMPADITGTEILQEGAGERRLTFVKGPVFAHMILADEINRTPPKTQAALLEAMQEHQVTAAGVRHALPEPFFVLATQNPVEMEGTYPLPEAQLDRFMFNVVMEYLPADDEVRVVTETTSGKAAAIEPLFSGEDVLAFHGLVRQVPVAAELVRHAVTLAAASRPRQPGTPDYINDWVTWGAGTRAGQFLILGAKARALLQGRAHVTAEDVRLLALPTLRHRILLNYRAEAEGVRVEDIIGRLLETVKSPLPG, from the coding sequence ATGAGTTTCACCTCCTCCACACCCGACGCCCCGCCCTCCGCCGTCCCCCCTGCGCCCCAGTCCGACCGCGAAGCCGTGGCCCGCCTCACCTCCGGACGCGCCCGGATCGAGTCCGAACTGGGCAAGGTGATCATCGGTCAGCGGGAGGTCATCGAGCAGATTCTGGTGGCCCTGTTTGCCGGCGGGCACTGCCTGATCACAGGGGCGCCGGGCCTCGCCAAGACCCTCCTCGTGAAATCCATCGCCCGGATCTTCCATCTCGACTTCCGGCGCATCCAATTCACCCCGGATCTCATGCCCGCCGACATCACCGGGACGGAGATTCTGCAGGAGGGAGCGGGCGAGCGCCGCCTCACCTTCGTGAAGGGGCCGGTGTTCGCCCACATGATCCTTGCCGACGAGATCAACCGCACGCCGCCCAAAACGCAGGCCGCGCTGCTGGAAGCGATGCAGGAACACCAGGTCACCGCGGCGGGCGTCCGCCACGCGCTGCCCGAACCCTTTTTTGTGCTCGCCACGCAGAACCCCGTGGAGATGGAGGGCACCTATCCGCTGCCCGAGGCCCAGTTGGACCGGTTCATGTTCAACGTGGTGATGGAGTACCTGCCGGCCGACGACGAGGTGCGCGTGGTGACCGAGACGACCTCCGGGAAAGCGGCCGCCATTGAACCGTTGTTCAGTGGGGAGGACGTCCTTGCGTTTCACGGACTGGTGCGTCAGGTCCCGGTGGCCGCCGAATTGGTGCGTCATGCCGTGACCCTCGCCGCCGCCTCGCGCCCCCGGCAGCCCGGGACACCGGACTACATCAACGACTGGGTCACCTGGGGCGCCGGCACCCGTGCCGGACAGTTCCTGATCCTCGGTGCCAAGGCTCGCGCCCTGCTTCAGGGACGCGCCCACGTCACCGCCGAGGACGTCCGGTTGCTTGCGCTGCCGACGCTCCGGCATCGCATCCTGCTGAACTACCGGGCCGAAGCCGAGGGGGTGCGGGTTGAGGACATCATTGGGCGCCTGCTCGAGACCGTAAAAAGCCCCCTGCCCGGCTGA
- a CDS encoding DUF4159 domain-containing protein, giving the protein MSPTSPSSGGRRPVERTLRGTWGLALLAGLVLASGWALAQRRGGRGWGWEGGATGRERTAREVPSHSTGTPMWTNAPGFEHDVFTFARIVYDSRGWGGRGGWDTDLPDSDLNLSYRLQQMTSMKVDPDGRILRLTDPDLAQYPFIYIVEPGGLDLSEAEAAALRDYLLNGGFLMLDDFWGENEWANCEAKMKRVFPDRSFAELPLDHPLYHCVFEIQEKGQVPNVGLGVRSQYTGVTWERSDAREVHHRGITDDKGRLMVLATHNTDNGDGWEREGEDDYYFHNFSEKIAYPLGINIVFYVMTH; this is encoded by the coding sequence ATGAGCCCCACGTCCCCATCCTCCGGCGGGCGCCGCCCGGTCGAACGGACGTTGCGTGGCACGTGGGGACTCGCCCTGCTTGCGGGACTGGTGCTGGCCTCGGGCTGGGCGCTGGCGCAGCGGCGTGGCGGACGCGGTTGGGGATGGGAGGGGGGCGCGACCGGGCGCGAGCGGACCGCACGCGAAGTGCCCTCGCACAGCACGGGCACCCCGATGTGGACCAACGCGCCCGGATTCGAGCACGACGTCTTCACCTTCGCGCGGATCGTTTATGACTCGCGGGGCTGGGGCGGACGCGGGGGCTGGGACACCGACCTTCCGGACAGCGACTTGAACCTGTCCTACCGGCTCCAGCAGATGACCTCGATGAAGGTGGACCCCGACGGGCGAATCCTGCGGCTCACCGACCCCGACCTCGCCCAGTACCCCTTCATCTACATCGTCGAACCCGGCGGCCTGGATCTCAGCGAGGCCGAAGCCGCGGCACTGCGGGACTATCTGTTGAACGGCGGCTTCCTGATGCTGGATGACTTCTGGGGCGAGAACGAGTGGGCGAACTGCGAGGCGAAGATGAAGCGGGTGTTCCCGGACCGGTCGTTTGCGGAACTGCCGCTCGACCATCCGCTGTACCACTGTGTCTTTGAGATCCAGGAAAAGGGACAGGTGCCGAATGTCGGCCTGGGCGTCCGGAGCCAGTACACCGGTGTGACGTGGGAACGTTCGGACGCCCGGGAGGTGCACCACCGGGGGATCACCGACGACAAAGGCCGCCTGATGGTCCTGGCCACGCACAACACGGACAATGGCGACGGCTGGGAGCGCGAGGGCGAGGACGACTACTACTTCCACAACTTTTCGGAGAAGATCGCCTATCCCCTGGGCATCAACATCGTGTTCTACGTCATGACCCACTGA
- a CDS encoding DUF4159 domain-containing protein, with product MRIVTLLLGLAMVAASGFTGLAQRGFLGGGEIDVPESIRTARDVGSRSTGTPVWTNAPGFEHDVFTFARVRYDKDPASRRWGGGGWTTDLPDSDLNLSFRIQQMTSMRVDPDGRLIRLTDPDLALHPFLFVSAPGALHLTAPEAEALRRHLLNGGFLLMDDFWGDSEWANCETMMKRVFPERSFFELPLDHPVYHGVFTITSKAQVANVRLGIRSRETGVTWETNHDGDVRTVHHRGIADDRGRLMVLALHNTDTADGWEREGEDDYYFHTFSEKIAYPLGVNIVFYTLTH from the coding sequence ATGAGGATCGTGACGCTTCTGCTGGGCCTGGCGATGGTGGCGGCCTCGGGTTTCACCGGGCTCGCGCAGCGCGGGTTTCTTGGTGGCGGGGAGATTGACGTCCCGGAATCCATCCGGACCGCGCGCGACGTGGGCAGTCGCAGCACCGGCACGCCGGTGTGGACCAATGCGCCGGGGTTCGAGCACGACGTCTTCACGTTTGCGCGGGTGCGTTACGACAAGGACCCGGCCTCGCGCCGATGGGGGGGCGGCGGCTGGACCACCGACCTGCCGGACAGTGATCTCAACCTGTCGTTCCGGATCCAGCAGATGACCTCGATGCGGGTGGATCCCGACGGGCGCCTCATCCGCCTCACGGATCCGGACCTTGCCCTGCATCCGTTCCTGTTCGTCTCGGCGCCCGGCGCCCTCCACCTCACCGCGCCCGAGGCGGAGGCGCTCCGCAGGCATCTGCTGAACGGTGGGTTTCTGTTGATGGACGACTTCTGGGGCGACAGCGAGTGGGCCAATTGCGAGACGATGATGAAGCGGGTGTTTCCCGAACGCAGCTTCTTCGAATTGCCGCTGGATCATCCGGTCTATCACGGCGTGTTCACCATCACGTCCAAGGCCCAGGTGGCGAACGTGCGCCTCGGCATCCGCAGCCGGGAAACCGGGGTGACGTGGGAGACGAACCACGACGGCGATGTACGCACGGTTCACCACCGCGGCATCGCCGACGACCGGGGACGACTGATGGTGCTCGCCCTGCACAACACCGACACCGCCGACGGCTGGGAGCGCGAGGGCGAGGACGACTATTATTTTCACACCTTCTCCGAAAAGATCGCCTACCCTCTCGGAGTGAACATCGTGTTCTACACGTTGACCCATTGA
- a CDS encoding tetratricopeptide repeat protein, protein MRRILTLLCWTVGVVVASADDPKPLSVRDRAMAAWRAGNHTNAIALTTEVLTAEPKDSRMWHLRGQMRSLTGDRQGAADDFTEALRLTPGSPSLHQERAIVRFFLGQLTGAVADFDRANELDPAAAPRNWQRGLALFYAKRYDDGRKQFEIHRTVNPNDVENAVWHYACVARTEGLEAARAQLMPIRGDSRIPMAEVHDLFAGTGDEEDVLEAAREASGGARERRMARFYAQLYLGLYRDLHGNKDSALDAMREAVVLALPQDYMGEVARIHLRELEPPKANAESPDPSAPKISP, encoded by the coding sequence ATGAGGCGCATCCTGACGCTCCTTTGCTGGACGGTGGGGGTCGTCGTCGCCAGTGCGGACGACCCCAAGCCGCTGTCCGTGCGCGACCGCGCCATGGCGGCCTGGAGGGCGGGCAACCACACCAATGCCATCGCCCTGACCACGGAGGTCCTCACCGCCGAGCCCAAGGACTCGAGGATGTGGCATCTGCGGGGACAGATGCGATCGCTCACGGGCGACCGGCAGGGCGCCGCGGACGACTTCACCGAGGCGCTGCGGCTGACCCCGGGATCCCCATCGCTGCATCAGGAGCGTGCGATCGTGCGTTTCTTTCTGGGGCAACTCACCGGGGCCGTCGCGGACTTTGACCGCGCCAACGAACTGGACCCGGCCGCCGCCCCGCGGAACTGGCAGCGGGGACTGGCGTTGTTTTACGCCAAGCGCTACGACGACGGCCGGAAACAGTTTGAAATCCATCGCACGGTCAACCCCAATGATGTTGAGAACGCGGTCTGGCACTATGCGTGCGTCGCCCGGACCGAAGGCCTCGAGGCCGCCCGGGCGCAGTTGATGCCGATCCGCGGAGACAGCCGTATTCCGATGGCGGAGGTCCACGATCTGTTTGCGGGAACCGGGGATGAAGAGGACGTGCTGGAAGCGGCCCGGGAGGCGTCCGGTGGCGCCCGGGAACGGAGAATGGCCCGGTTCTACGCCCAGCTCTACCTCGGCTTGTACCGGGACCTTCACGGCAACAAGGATTCCGCATTGGACGCCATGCGCGAGGCCGTCGTCCTCGCCCTGCCCCAGGATTACATGGGGGAGGTTGCCCGGATTCATCTCCGGGAGCTGGAGCCGCCGAAGGCCAACGCCGAATCCCCGGACCCGTCCGCTCCCAAGATTTCCCCATGA